A segment of the Candidatus Nanopelagicales bacterium genome:
AGCAACCGCGGCCCGCAAACCAGCAAAGCCACTACCCAAAACGATTACGTCAACATCGGTCATGTGTGGCTCTCCAGAACTCAAGTGTGAGGTTTCTTACGGGTGCAATCTTAGTGATGAGGTCGCTTTCCACCGTTCTCCAAGTCTGTGAGTGGTTGAATGCTCGTACCCACACAAATGGGCTGCAATTCGCGCACGAAACCTTGGAGGAATGGTGTCGCTCACCCTGCGTCGCAACGATTACTCATTGACAGACGAGCAAGGCCAACTTGTTGACATGTTGCGGGATATTTTCACCGAACAGTCACCGATCGATGTTGTGCGTGCAGCTGAACCGTTGGGCTTTGATCAGAAGCTTTGGGACACCGTGAAAGAAAACGGCTTGGTCACCATTTCGGTCCCTGAGAGTGCAGGTGGCGACGGCGGTGGCCTCGTTGAACTGGTCTTAGCTGGTATTGAAATCGGCCGCACAGCAGCACCAGTTCCGCTCCTTGATCAGGTGGTGGCATTGCGTGCCTTCGCAGCGCTGAGTGCCGCCGGCGCAGATCTTGCAGGATTCGACATGGATGCGGCGCTCGCTGGTGACTTGATCGTCAGTGTCGCACCAATTTCTACCTGGGAGCTTGGCTCCCAATTGATTCCAAGTGGTGCTGTAGCTCATGCAGTACTTGCTTTCAAAGACAACTCGATTATTTTGATGACTCGCACAACATTGGCACCGCAAGCGCAGAACGAAGGTTGCGCACCGGTGGCGTGGTGGAGTCCAACCGATGCAGATGTCACCACCACGACTGTGCTCGATGGGGATCAGGCACAAGTCATTTGGGAAA
Coding sequences within it:
- a CDS encoding acyl-CoA dehydrogenase, which encodes MVSLTLRRNDYSLTDEQGQLVDMLRDIFTEQSPIDVVRAAEPLGFDQKLWDTVKENGLVTISVPESAGGDGGGLVELVLAGIEIGRTAAPVPLLDQVVALRAFAALSAAGADLAGFDMDAALAGDLIVSVAPISTWELGSQLIPSGAVAHAVLAFKDNSIILMTRTTLAPQAQNEGCAPVAWWSPTDADVTTTTVLDGDQAQVIWEIVQREWRIATASSLVGLLAISSEMARAYALDRKAFGVTIAKFQAISHQLADIHMDVVTARNMTLKAAWLTENEPEYRPELAAMAMAHATRAALRSTTKAAHVYGGMGITLEADISLFYRKVTSWSLVGGGMRRDLEEIARAIDTRAAELQLQSSNR